Below is a window of Cyanobacteriota bacterium DNA.
AACTCAGTGCTGTTGTTTGCCGTTCCCAGTCATATCCAAGCTCAGCTCCTATTGAGTACGGCAGCACATTGACACTCGCGCCAGTATCTAGAAGAGCGGATGCTGGAACAGAAACTTGTTGGTGAAGCAGGGTGAACGATAAGTAGGGGCGAAAACTGGCTTCACCTAAAGTTGGATCACCGGAAAGAAATGGATACCGCTCAGCATTACGCATGGTCTTGAGTTTTGGCGGTTTGTAGTACCTTTAACATCGTATCTGCTGCTTCATGGGCATCATAAGGCGACCATATGGGGTAAGCCTGGTTAGGTTTAATCAGATCTGCTTCCTGTTGGGCTAGTTCTGAAATTAGAAGTTGCATGATATAGAATTTGTCTGAGCGGCTCAGCCCCTTCAATGTTGAGATTAATTCTAAGGAAACCATTTTACACTCCAGCTAAAGTGTGTTTATAAAGTTGACAAGTTCATTCAACGT
It encodes the following:
- a CDS encoding aspartyl protease family protein; translated protein: MRNAERYPFLSGDPTLGEASFRPYLSFTLLHQQVSVPASALLDTGASVNVLPYSIGAELGYDWERQTTALSLTGNLAQYEARVVLAQAVVGQFEPVQLVFAWTQAINVPLILGQVNFFMEFDVCFYRSQLEFAVSPKALSG